The DNA sequence TTTCTGGAAATGCGTCACTCAGCAAATTCCAAAGGCTATTTCTATTCCCATAAAAGAATGGAATCATAAACTCCTCCGTGCGATGTGGATGAATGGTTCCTAATATCAGGGTTTTGCTATCCTTTGTAACAGGATATCGATCTAGATACTGATGATATGTGATCATAAATTGTAGAAAAATGCGCTCAAAAAAACAGCTTTTATAAAATTACTCATAAACTGTATATTTAATCTGTTGCAAACAATATAGTACACAAAAATGGGAACATATGAAACTCGATCTCAATCAAATAACGATATCTGTAGAGGATGTGGAAAAATCCATCCTGTTTTATGAATTATTGGGACTAAAACTCATCGTAAAGTCTCTGCCAAAATATGCGCGATTTGAGTGTACCGATGGAGATGCAACGTTTTCGCTTCACCAATCAGCAGAAGGTGGAACAGATAAAACTTGGCTGTATTTTGAAACCGACACCCTTGATGAAGATGTAAAAGTCTTAACCTCCAAAGGAATACATTTTGAGCATGAACCTGTAGATCAATCTTGGTTATGGCGAGAAGCACGACTGAAAGATCCCGATGGCAATCAGATTATATTATATCGAGCCGATGAAAACAGAAAAAATCCACCGTGGCGGATCTAACTTTGTTCCTCATCATTTATCCACCCTCAAGGACTTATCTTTATTATAAAACACATTCTCGGCCAAGGCGAATTGATGCGCTTGCGACTCGAAGAAATGCATCATGTAGCCTGCAGTATTCACGAATACGATTAAA is a window from the Sphingobacterium sp. lm-10 genome containing:
- a CDS encoding VOC family protein, producing the protein MKLDLNQITISVEDVEKSILFYELLGLKLIVKSLPKYARFECTDGDATFSLHQSAEGGTDKTWLYFETDTLDEDVKVLTSKGIHFEHEPVDQSWLWREARLKDPDGNQIILYRADENRKNPPWRI